ATAAAACACAGCAAGGAACTTATCCACAGAGTGGTTGCTAAAAGGCCAGATATATATGAAGATGCATGGGCCAAAGAAGAGAATCACCACTGTGATGTGGGCAGTCAGTGTGGAACGGGCTTTGGACTGCCCAACAGAAGAATGGCTCCTAATGGTAATGAGGATCAGACTGTAGGAGATAAGCAAAATAAAGAAACAGCTCAGGGAGATCATTCCACTGTTGGCAACAATGACTATCTGTACAACATAGGTATCTATGCAGGCAAGCTTAGTAACCAGAGGCAGATCACAGAAAATGCTGTCTACcacattgggaccacagaaagGCAAATTCACAACAAATGGTATCTGAAGCCCTGAGTGAAGAAGACCTGAGAACCATGAGGTCACTACCAGCAAAATGCATACCCTCTTGTTCATGATTGCTGTGTAGTGCAGAGGCTTACAAATGGCCACGTATCTGTCATATGACATGGAGACCAACAGTACCATTTCAACCCCACCCAGGAAGTGAAGGAGAAAGATCTGAGTGAAACATCCAGCAAAGGAAATGGTCTTATGCTTTTTTACCAAGTTCAAAATTATCTTCGGGGTGGCAAAAGAAGCAAGAGTCATATCCACAAAAGAGAGATTTCCAAGGagaaagtacatgggggtgttcAGGTATGGGGTACAAAACACTGTGACCACAATGAGAAGGTTTCCCAAAACAGTGATCACATAGGTAACTGA
The window above is part of the Loxodonta africana isolate mLoxAfr1 chromosome 10, mLoxAfr1.hap2, whole genome shotgun sequence genome. Proteins encoded here:
- the LOC100659121 gene encoding olfactory receptor 4K17; protein product: MMDSMEQFNQSQVSEFILLGLISSQNIQFLLFALFSVTYVITVLGNLLIVVTVFCTPYLNTPMYFLLGNLSFVDMTLASFATPKIILNLVKKHKTISFAGCFTQIFLLHFLGGVEMVLLVSMSYDRYVAICKPLHYTAIMNKRVCILLVVTSWFSGLLHSGLQIPFVVNLPFCGPNVVDSIFCDLPLVTKLACIDTYVVQIVIVANSGMISLSCFFILLISYSLILITIRSHSSVGQSKARSTLTAHITVVILFFGPCIFIYIWPFSNHSVDKFLAVFYTIVTPILNPIIYTLRNKEMKTAMKKLWGSFVSSRQDT